In the Verrucomicrobiota bacterium JB022 genome, one interval contains:
- a CDS encoding type II toxin-antitoxin system prevent-host-death family antitoxin, translating into MEANLMDLRRHPGKILDALKRRERVILSKRGEPVGEIIPIDSAKQEVEVTEHPAFGMWKDQEQPVEEVVRKMRKSRFNDL; encoded by the coding sequence ATGGAAGCAAATCTGATGGACCTGCGCCGCCATCCCGGCAAAATTCTCGACGCCCTAAAACGTCGCGAGCGCGTCATCCTCTCCAAAAGAGGAGAGCCTGTCGGTGAGATCATTCCAATTGACAGTGCCAAACAGGAAGTGGAAGTAACCGAACATCCTGCCTTTGGTATGTGGAAAGACCAAGAGCAGCCGGTAGAAGAAGTCGTGCGGAAGATGCGCAAAAGCCGCTTCAATGATCTTTGA
- a CDS encoding ZIP family metal transporter, whose protein sequence is MWTSLAEWFRDLSPVWQALLAGLFTWSITALGASLVFLFRGVNQRLLDAMMGFAAGVMLAASFWSLLAPAIEIAEGQGVPGWLPAVVGFLLGGAFLRIGDSLLPHLHIGSKTPEGPSVSWRRATLLVTAITLHNIPEGLAVGVAFGSVAQEGGTVLGNSLGTALALALGIGLQNFPEGTSVAMPLRGEGMSRGKSFWYGQLSGVVEPVAAVLGAVAVVAVSPVLPYALAFAAGAMVFVVVEELIPESQAHGNTDLATLGALGGFALMMLLDVALG, encoded by the coding sequence ATGTGGACGAGCCTCGCAGAGTGGTTTCGCGACTTGAGCCCGGTGTGGCAAGCGCTCCTGGCGGGGCTGTTCACATGGTCGATCACTGCTCTGGGGGCGTCGCTCGTCTTTCTCTTTCGCGGCGTCAACCAGCGCCTGCTCGACGCGATGATGGGCTTTGCCGCGGGCGTGATGCTGGCGGCCAGCTTTTGGTCGCTGCTGGCCCCGGCGATCGAGATTGCGGAGGGGCAGGGCGTCCCCGGGTGGTTGCCCGCCGTGGTTGGCTTCCTGCTGGGCGGGGCCTTCCTGCGCATTGGCGATAGCCTCTTGCCCCACTTGCACATCGGTTCGAAAACCCCCGAGGGGCCCTCCGTTTCCTGGCGGCGCGCTACTTTACTGGTCACGGCAATCACGCTACACAACATCCCGGAGGGTCTGGCGGTAGGGGTGGCGTTTGGCTCCGTCGCACAAGAGGGGGGCACCGTGCTCGGTAACTCGTTGGGAACAGCCCTCGCGCTGGCCTTGGGCATCGGCCTGCAAAACTTCCCCGAAGGCACCTCGGTGGCCATGCCCTTGCGCGGGGAGGGGATGTCGCGAGGCAAGAGCTTCTGGTATGGTCAGCTTTCAGGCGTCGTGGAGCCAGTGGCTGCAGTCCTTGGCGCTGTGGCTGTAGTGGCCGTGAGCCCAGTCTTGCCCTACGCGCTGGCCTTTGCCGCCGGGGCCATGGTGTTTGTGGTGGTGGAAGAGCTGATCCCCGAATCTCAGGCGCACGGCAATACCGATTTGGCGACATTGGGCGCGCTGGGAGGCTTTGCGCTGATGATGTTGCTCGATGTCGCACTGGGCTGA
- a CDS encoding TlpA disulfide reductase family protein translates to MSKRLIPFFLLAAATPAFLVAQDQPTVEALETLREAASNPEGDFMSAYDAAQEAGVAKGELAAARVLYLMRQGDANGLLAMLGDLEAAMDEIEYSPQSSFASRDQLEGLIEALKAFRAYRDSDMEAFETHTKKSFWLWPQWVTSFGIDQIVLQMRFEDIQKAAMENLSIDMSYEVRDLEGNPVSLASLAEGKKAVLLDFWASWCGPCIRLMPELKQRAASLSAQGIYVAGMNTDEEDPLNKAKQTQEQHGMDMPWLVEAEVPELSGELYIDSIPRMVLLSPEGKVLYNGHPMDEALGDALAKLGVTLED, encoded by the coding sequence ATGTCCAAGCGATTGATACCCTTCTTTTTGTTGGCGGCGGCGACACCCGCTTTTCTGGTGGCGCAGGATCAGCCGACGGTCGAGGCCCTTGAGACGCTGCGTGAAGCGGCGAGCAACCCGGAGGGCGACTTCATGAGCGCCTACGATGCAGCGCAAGAGGCCGGGGTGGCCAAGGGTGAGCTGGCGGCGGCCCGTGTGCTCTACCTGATGCGCCAAGGCGACGCCAACGGCCTGCTGGCGATGTTGGGCGACTTGGAGGCGGCGATGGACGAGATCGAATACAGTCCGCAGTCCAGCTTTGCCTCGCGCGATCAGCTGGAAGGCTTGATCGAGGCGCTGAAGGCTTTCCGCGCCTACCGCGACAGCGACATGGAGGCCTTCGAGACGCACACGAAGAAGTCGTTCTGGCTCTGGCCGCAGTGGGTCACGAGCTTTGGCATCGACCAGATCGTGCTGCAAATGCGCTTTGAAGACATTCAGAAGGCCGCGATGGAAAACCTCAGCATCGACATGAGCTACGAGGTCCGCGATCTGGAGGGCAACCCCGTGAGCCTTGCCAGCCTGGCCGAAGGCAAGAAGGCGGTATTGCTCGACTTCTGGGCCAGCTGGTGTGGCCCCTGCATCCGCCTGATGCCCGAGCTGAAGCAGCGCGCGGCCAGCCTCTCCGCCCAAGGCATCTACGTCGCCGGTATGAACACCGACGAGGAAGACCCCCTGAACAAGGCCAAGCAGACCCAGGAGCAGCACGGGATGGACATGCCGTGGCTGGTCGAGGCCGAAGTACCGGAGCTGAGCGGAGAACTGTATATCGACTCGATCCCCCGCATGGTGCTGCTGAGCCCCGAGGGTAAGGTGCTCTACAACGGGCACCCGATGGATGAGGCCCTCGGTGATGCGCTCGCCAAGCTGGGCGTCACGCTCGAAGACTGA
- a CDS encoding cob(I)yrinic acid a,c-diamide adenosyltransferase, whose translation MERGYVQIYTGNGKGKTTACLGLTLRACGRGMRVYIGQFMKGQDYGELKSVQYLPGVKLEQYGDPGWCRKGKQTDEQRALAQAGYAKGRAALTSGEYDLVILDEINMAVWFELLSVEQQLELFDVKPLGTELVMSGRNVDPVVIERADLVTEMREVKHYYQQKVPARVGIEM comes from the coding sequence ATGGAACGAGGCTATGTGCAAATCTACACCGGCAATGGCAAAGGGAAGACCACCGCTTGCCTGGGCTTGACCTTACGGGCCTGCGGGCGCGGGATGCGCGTCTACATCGGCCAGTTCATGAAGGGCCAGGATTACGGCGAGCTGAAGTCGGTCCAATACCTGCCCGGGGTAAAGCTGGAGCAATACGGCGACCCGGGCTGGTGCCGCAAGGGCAAGCAGACCGACGAGCAGCGCGCTCTTGCCCAAGCCGGGTATGCCAAGGGCCGCGCGGCGCTCACCAGTGGGGAGTACGACCTCGTGATCCTCGATGAGATCAACATGGCCGTGTGGTTCGAGCTGCTGAGCGTCGAGCAGCAACTGGAGCTCTTCGACGTGAAACCGCTGGGGACGGAGCTGGTGATGAGCGGCCGCAACGTCGATCCGGTGGTCATCGAGCGCGCCGATCTGGTGACGGAGATGCGCGAGGTGAAGCACTATTACCAGCAAAAGGTGCCGGCGCGCGTCGGCATCGAGATGTAG